From the Leucobacter tenebrionis genome, one window contains:
- a CDS encoding transglutaminase family protein — protein sequence MTRRDSAGARRSAPASAVAAPSDASRSLLASALLFALWTIALIELRELFVGTPWTLRALMTAAGVLLTSGLLARLVPGRRALAWLSGAIVGVGLLALWMSLDGRLVGWLAQPRALAQQTSLAMARGVPPVTLEGALLDAVLAAWLLGLLLSSLLLVRFGRGFAAGLVPALVMLGPALITSLRVPASLLLVTGLLLLLLLWAEAPMRVGRWRGIAAAGVALALAAGFLAVLPPSRDRVWNTDAISASPVAAGVPDVTIALAEDLRRRSNAIAFEYTGSYGNPSRFTLAVLSDFRRGTWLPEDEPDAEGRSVGVSRSSLRAEEARGAWPFGRAPGVDVRVVGLRSAWLPLPPTADRVEAVRGSFDPEQWIWGDGTVTARSETALTRQDQEYRVRLADGVVDEAGQYFPPGVDPAGLADPDRYLELPEELPAAITEATEEVARQAEASLELFSEVTGGIDTIGPDGIVSGMRGAEVTVRHLSEAGDEVEVIIPNANDMLLSEATLPAWATASALEGWFRSGEFVYDEQAPYEPGADPDDPYSMMEAFLAQRAGFCVHFASTYAVMARSLGLPTRVAVGYVARAQNTGWTPVRARELHAWPEVYLEGQGWTAFEPTPGGAGYRAETGEPYREDPDPDTGADDTPATQPTTPATQEPDPALDDPETDLAATPRDQGDARAGTLSRLGIPLAVLATLVGLLCLTPLVRILRRRGRRRGIARGDEPAARAWAEFMDTAVDLGLYTPGTSSARARTPEAVVEYLAEAGAFGRETGGDGERAARGLAEAVVEERYAGVSEESGGTIGPNEPGGLSGSSGPALLAHLGRATRALRARAGRRARAWAALLPRSLGRRAMRPGRTADTPGRDPRTLEAR from the coding sequence ATGACCCGGCGCGATTCAGCCGGTGCCCGGCGCTCGGCCCCGGCCTCGGCGGTCGCAGCCCCTTCTGATGCCAGTCGATCGCTGCTCGCCTCCGCGCTGCTCTTCGCCCTGTGGACGATCGCGCTGATCGAGCTGCGGGAGCTCTTCGTCGGAACGCCGTGGACGCTGCGGGCGCTGATGACCGCGGCCGGGGTGCTGCTGACGTCGGGCCTGCTCGCGCGGCTTGTTCCGGGGCGGCGTGCCCTCGCGTGGCTGTCGGGCGCCATCGTCGGGGTCGGCTTGCTCGCACTGTGGATGTCGCTCGACGGGCGGCTGGTCGGCTGGCTCGCGCAGCCGCGTGCGCTCGCCCAGCAGACCTCCCTGGCGATGGCTCGTGGAGTGCCGCCGGTGACGCTCGAGGGCGCACTGCTCGACGCGGTGCTCGCGGCCTGGCTGCTGGGTCTGCTGCTCTCGTCGCTGCTGCTCGTGCGGTTCGGGCGCGGCTTCGCAGCGGGCCTCGTGCCGGCCCTCGTGATGCTCGGGCCCGCGCTCATCACGTCGCTACGGGTGCCCGCGTCACTGCTGCTCGTCACGGGCCTGCTGCTGCTCCTTCTGCTGTGGGCGGAGGCTCCGATGCGGGTCGGTCGGTGGCGCGGGATCGCCGCGGCCGGTGTCGCGCTCGCGCTCGCGGCGGGCTTCCTCGCCGTGCTTCCCCCGAGCCGGGATCGGGTGTGGAACACCGATGCGATCTCGGCCTCGCCGGTCGCAGCCGGGGTGCCCGACGTGACGATCGCGCTGGCCGAGGATCTGCGCCGGCGCAGCAACGCGATCGCGTTCGAGTACACCGGCAGCTATGGCAACCCGTCGCGCTTCACCCTCGCAGTGCTCTCCGACTTCCGTCGAGGGACCTGGCTGCCCGAGGACGAGCCGGATGCCGAGGGGCGCTCGGTCGGCGTCTCCCGCAGCTCGCTGCGGGCGGAGGAGGCGCGGGGGGCATGGCCGTTCGGCCGGGCGCCGGGGGTGGACGTGCGCGTCGTGGGCCTCCGTAGCGCCTGGCTGCCGCTGCCGCCGACGGCGGACCGGGTCGAGGCAGTGCGGGGATCCTTCGATCCCGAGCAGTGGATCTGGGGCGACGGCACCGTGACCGCGCGCTCCGAGACCGCACTGACCCGGCAGGATCAGGAGTACCGTGTGCGGCTCGCCGATGGGGTGGTCGACGAGGCCGGGCAGTACTTCCCGCCGGGCGTGGACCCGGCCGGGCTCGCCGATCCCGACCGCTACCTCGAGCTGCCGGAGGAGTTGCCCGCAGCCATCACCGAGGCGACGGAGGAGGTGGCCCGGCAGGCGGAGGCCTCTCTGGAACTGTTCTCCGAGGTGACGGGCGGGATCGACACCATCGGGCCTGATGGCATCGTCAGCGGCATGCGCGGGGCCGAAGTCACGGTGAGGCACCTCTCGGAAGCGGGCGACGAGGTCGAGGTCATCATCCCGAATGCGAACGACATGCTCCTGAGCGAGGCGACGCTACCCGCCTGGGCGACCGCCAGCGCGCTCGAGGGGTGGTTCCGCTCGGGCGAGTTCGTCTACGACGAGCAGGCGCCCTACGAACCCGGAGCCGACCCCGACGACCCGTACTCGATGATGGAGGCGTTCCTCGCGCAGCGCGCGGGCTTCTGCGTGCACTTCGCCTCCACCTACGCCGTGATGGCGCGATCGCTCGGGTTGCCGACCCGGGTCGCGGTCGGATACGTCGCCCGCGCCCAGAACACCGGATGGACTCCCGTGCGGGCGCGCGAGCTGCACGCCTGGCCCGAGGTCTACCTCGAGGGTCAGGGCTGGACGGCGTTCGAACCCACTCCGGGCGGCGCCGGCTATCGCGCCGAGACGGGAGAGCCGTACCGCGAGGATCCCGACCCGGACACTGGTGCCGATGACACGCCCGCAACGCAGCCGACGACGCCCGCGACGCAGGAGCCAGATCCAGCGCTCGACGACCCCGAAACCGACCTGGCCGCGACCCCGCGCGACCAGGGAGACGCGCGAGCGGGAACCCTCTCTCGGCTCGGGATCCCGCTCGCGGTACTCGCGACCCTCGTCGGGTTGCTGTGCCTGACTCCGCTCGTGCGCATCCTCCGGAGACGGGGGCGGCGACGGGGGATCGCGCGCGGAGACGAGCCCGCCGCGAGGGCCTGGGCCGAGTTCATGGACACCGCCGTGGATCTGGGGCTGTACACGCCGGGAACGTCGTCGGCTCGGGCGCGCACACCGGAGGCCGTTGTCGAGTACCTCGCGGAGGCGGGGGCCTTCGGCCGAGAAACGGGCGGCGACGGGGAGCGCGCGGCACGGGGGCTCGCGGAGGCGGTTGTCGAGGAGCGCTATGCCGGCGTCTCCGAGGAATCGGGCGGAACCATCGGGCCGAATGAGCCGGGCGGGTTGAGCGGGTCGAGCGGGCCGGCGCTGCTCGCGCACCTGGGTAGGGCGACCCGGGCGTTGCGGGCCCGCGCCGGACGGCGCGCGAGGGCTTGGGCCGCACTGCTGCCGCGCTCGCTGGGTCGACGAGCGATGCGCCCAGGGCGAACGGCCGACACGCCCGGCCGCGATCCGCGTACACTGGAGGCCAGATGA
- a CDS encoding DUF58 domain-containing protein — MNAAARSKRAPRGRAAVRRPSSPLLLTSRGGGLLALAAVVCGIWAVVRLRDLLALVALAVAAVLVSVLSLLLIRWRGGTRATVEVDAVAPMVGDPVTATAVVKQRLPFRQSAELVWRGPEGSRATTVEVPARGESRVVSEWRATRRGVSVIEAAELVLMDPLGLARLRVPLRARAELLVLPALLPPESVPSGIGGAESARAALAGASAAIGNRPRDAGDADGRLREYLPGDSPRRVHWKQSARQDRLLVSVPEQGGGEALAIVLVLDSVAYRGAAEFEHAVSLAATLVLRGDGHGAARASTALYTVRPGPTAGAGPSGGAPVIERAAAARSAALRVLALAELANAETASAPAHRARPLVVPASVIITGRITPDVAALAARSAAGTVISVTSTAAASSVATDSPGPADPPGVIDPESRTAIPSGWTIVRAQMPALEHAP; from the coding sequence ATGAACGCAGCGGCCCGATCGAAGCGCGCGCCTCGCGGTCGCGCGGCGGTGCGGCGCCCTTCATCCCCGCTGCTGCTCACGTCGCGCGGCGGCGGACTGCTCGCGCTCGCCGCCGTGGTCTGCGGTATCTGGGCGGTGGTGCGGTTGCGGGATCTGCTGGCGCTCGTCGCGCTCGCCGTCGCAGCGGTGCTCGTCTCCGTGCTGAGTCTGCTGCTCATCCGATGGCGCGGAGGGACGCGGGCGACGGTCGAGGTCGACGCGGTCGCGCCGATGGTCGGCGACCCGGTGACCGCGACTGCCGTGGTGAAGCAACGGCTGCCGTTCAGGCAGAGCGCCGAGCTGGTGTGGCGGGGGCCTGAGGGCTCGCGGGCGACGACCGTCGAAGTGCCCGCCCGGGGCGAGTCGCGGGTGGTGTCTGAGTGGCGAGCGACGCGACGCGGCGTCTCAGTGATCGAGGCCGCTGAACTGGTGCTGATGGATCCGCTGGGCCTGGCCCGACTGCGCGTACCGCTGAGGGCGCGAGCCGAGCTGCTCGTGCTGCCGGCTCTGCTGCCGCCCGAGTCGGTGCCGTCGGGGATCGGCGGCGCGGAAAGCGCGCGGGCGGCCCTCGCCGGAGCTTCCGCGGCGATCGGCAACCGCCCCCGCGACGCGGGGGACGCCGACGGGCGGTTGCGCGAGTACCTGCCGGGGGATTCGCCGCGCCGCGTGCACTGGAAGCAGAGCGCGCGTCAGGATCGGCTGCTGGTGAGCGTGCCCGAGCAGGGCGGCGGTGAGGCGCTCGCGATCGTTCTGGTGCTCGACTCGGTGGCGTACCGGGGAGCCGCCGAGTTCGAGCACGCGGTGTCGCTCGCCGCGACGCTCGTGCTGCGCGGCGACGGTCACGGCGCGGCGAGGGCGTCGACCGCTCTGTACACGGTACGGCCGGGCCCGACCGCCGGCGCGGGTCCGAGTGGGGGCGCGCCGGTCATCGAGCGCGCCGCCGCTGCACGGAGCGCCGCGCTCCGGGTGCTGGCTCTCGCCGAGTTGGCGAACGCCGAGACGGCCTCGGCTCCCGCGCACCGGGCGCGACCGCTCGTGGTTCCCGCGTCGGTGATCATCACGGGCAGGATCACGCCGGACGTGGCCGCCCTCGCCGCCCGTTCGGCGGCTGGAACGGTCATCTCGGTGACCTCGACCGCGGCGGCTTCATCGGTCGCGACGGATTCTCCGGGGCCGGCGGATCCGCCGGGAGTGATCGATCCCGAATCGCGCACCGCGATCCCGAGCGGATGGACGATCGTCCGCGCGCAGATGCCCGCGCTGGAGCACGCACCATGA
- a CDS encoding AAA family ATPase, translated as MTQTTAREATAVATIAQRIVGEVGRAVVGKTVEIEAAVATLLAGGHLLIEDVPGVGKTTLATALARSFGAQSARIQFTSDLLPADVTGVAVFDQAVKEFRFHPGPIFANMVVADEVNRSTPKTQSALLEAMGEGRVTIDGVTHPLPDPFMVVATQNPQDMEGTFPLPEAQRDRFMTRISLGYPSLEAEASLLSAGPRGSASGEPPERREAAEPGEAAAGSRPGAGPIAAIEAVVPLEQMVSARAAVARVHLAPEVARYLVSIVAATREHPGIAHGASPRASLHLAAMARARAAMGGRAFVSPDDVASLARIVLSHRLVTGDLHGSASEALASMDRAVESIVARTEVPGLR; from the coding sequence ATGACGCAGACGACAGCACGAGAGGCGACGGCGGTCGCGACGATCGCGCAGAGGATCGTCGGCGAGGTGGGGCGTGCGGTCGTGGGCAAGACCGTCGAGATCGAGGCGGCGGTCGCGACGCTGCTCGCAGGCGGGCACCTGCTGATCGAGGATGTTCCGGGTGTCGGCAAGACCACGCTAGCGACGGCGCTCGCCCGCAGCTTCGGCGCGCAGTCGGCGCGCATCCAGTTCACCTCGGATCTGCTGCCGGCCGATGTCACGGGCGTGGCGGTCTTCGACCAGGCCGTGAAGGAGTTCCGTTTCCACCCCGGTCCGATCTTCGCGAACATGGTGGTGGCCGACGAGGTGAACCGGTCGACCCCCAAGACTCAGTCGGCCCTGCTCGAGGCGATGGGCGAGGGGCGGGTGACGATCGACGGCGTCACGCACCCGCTGCCCGATCCGTTCATGGTGGTCGCGACGCAGAATCCGCAGGACATGGAGGGCACCTTCCCGCTGCCCGAGGCGCAGCGCGATCGCTTCATGACGCGCATCTCGCTCGGCTACCCCTCGCTCGAAGCCGAGGCGTCCCTGCTGAGCGCAGGCCCGCGCGGCAGCGCGTCGGGCGAACCGCCGGAGCGGCGCGAGGCGGCGGAGCCAGGCGAGGCGGCTGCGGGATCGAGGCCGGGCGCCGGACCGATCGCGGCGATCGAGGCGGTGGTGCCCCTCGAGCAGATGGTGTCCGCCCGCGCCGCCGTGGCGCGGGTGCATCTCGCGCCCGAGGTCGCCCGATACCTCGTCTCGATCGTCGCAGCCACGCGCGAGCATCCGGGCATTGCTCACGGGGCGAGCCCGCGAGCGTCGCTGCATCTGGCGGCGATGGCGCGTGCCCGGGCGGCGATGGGCGGGCGAGCGTTCGTCTCACCCGACGACGTCGCGTCGCTGGCCAGGATCGTACTGTCGCACCGCCTCGTCACCGGAGATCTGCACGGCTCGGCGTCCGAGGCGCTGGCCTCGATGGATCGGGCGGTCGAGTCGATCGTCGCGCGGACCGAGGTTCCCGGGCTGCGATGA
- a CDS encoding class I SAM-dependent methyltransferase has product MTQHYFSETPAGEYRPREIEVVLGGSPRSVLTAGGVFSPEHLDRGTEALLRNLPSLAEAPLGPVLDIGCGWSPIALDAALTAPDREVWAIDVNERSRELTSLNASRLGLENVRVAAPDEVPEEVRFAEIRSNPPIRVGKEALHGILQQWLPRLVPGGAAFLVVAKHLGADSLQRWIAAEFAELEVSRAGRHKGFHVIEARA; this is encoded by the coding sequence GTGACGCAGCACTATTTCTCAGAGACGCCCGCGGGCGAGTACCGTCCCCGCGAGATCGAGGTCGTACTCGGCGGATCCCCGCGCAGCGTCCTCACCGCCGGGGGCGTCTTCAGCCCGGAACACCTCGACCGCGGCACCGAGGCGCTGCTGCGCAACCTGCCGAGTCTCGCAGAGGCACCGCTCGGCCCGGTGCTCGACATCGGCTGCGGCTGGAGCCCGATCGCGCTCGATGCCGCCCTCACCGCACCCGATCGGGAGGTGTGGGCGATCGACGTCAACGAGCGCTCTCGCGAGCTGACAAGCCTGAACGCCTCACGGCTCGGGCTCGAGAACGTTCGCGTCGCCGCGCCCGACGAGGTGCCCGAGGAGGTGCGCTTCGCCGAGATCAGGTCGAACCCCCCGATCCGCGTGGGCAAGGAGGCTCTGCACGGCATTCTGCAGCAGTGGCTTCCCCGTCTGGTGCCCGGCGGGGCCGCTTTCCTCGTCGTCGCGAAGCACCTGGGCGCAGACTCGCTGCAGCGCTGGATCGCGGCCGAGTTCGCCGAACTCGAGGTTTCGCGCGCGGGGCGGCACAAGGGGTTCCACGTGATCGAGGCGCGCGCCTGA
- a CDS encoding TetR/AcrR family transcriptional regulator translates to MAATVFADAPEAGERTPLDAVAEERRRTILTAASECIAVHGYDGVRLREVSKRSGVSVGLIQHYFDTRDELLAQAIRHLSERLLAEFARHTTEDLGAWQRIEGLVDRLCSVDDLQGHSFMWIAFGAAVSGHPELRPHLERVYRSWEAYVRGAIEAGIESGELQPVGEVQDTIAIYLAFFDGYEYDMGTGLVPADADELRNRALLLGRALFRPAA, encoded by the coding sequence ATGGCAGCGACGGTATTCGCAGACGCCCCAGAGGCGGGCGAGCGGACTCCGCTCGACGCGGTGGCCGAGGAGCGCCGCCGCACGATCCTCACCGCCGCCTCCGAGTGCATTGCCGTGCACGGCTACGACGGGGTGCGTCTGCGTGAGGTCAGCAAGCGCTCCGGCGTTTCGGTGGGCCTGATCCAGCACTACTTCGACACCCGCGACGAGCTTCTCGCACAGGCGATCCGGCACCTGAGCGAGCGGCTGCTCGCCGAGTTCGCCCGACACACAACCGAGGATCTCGGCGCGTGGCAGCGGATCGAAGGCCTCGTCGACCGGCTCTGCTCGGTCGACGACCTGCAGGGGCACAGCTTCATGTGGATCGCCTTCGGTGCGGCGGTCTCCGGGCATCCTGAGCTCAGACCGCACCTCGAGCGCGTCTACCGGTCGTGGGAGGCGTACGTGCGCGGCGCGATTGAGGCCGGGATCGAGAGCGGCGAGCTGCAACCGGTCGGCGAGGTGCAGGATACGATCGCCATCTACCTCGCGTTCTTCGACGGGTATGAGTACGACATGGGCACGGGCCTCGTGCCCGCCGACGCAGATGAGTTGCGGAATCGGGCGCTGCTCCTCGGGCGGGCGCTCTTCCGGCCCGCCGCTTAG
- a CDS encoding NAD(P)/FAD-dependent oxidoreductase: MRNGEISHWMRSRGIAPGHVDPSRPQLSETLDADVCIVGAGFTGLWSAYHLKRLDPALRIVVLERETAGYGASGRNAGWLSPLVPGNRRVFSQSAGSDDAGVRLQRRMLEAVDEVLDIIRAESIDADAIRSGNVVVARNRAAMQRLRARLAGDRRWGYKDDEGVELSAAEVAERIRVNGAVGGLFYPVVGRIDPGGLVRGLAEVIERLGVDIREQSDVTAIEPGLARTARGLVRARAVLRCTEGYSVGIARDPRRIIPINSSIIVTDPLPQSTWDEIGWSGRELFSDAAHVFSYAQRTEDGRILIGGRGNPYRFRSGTGGAGSVDRATVESLVRRLHTMLPETRPHGIAHTWSGVLGVTRDWCASVRFDESSGLGHAQGYAGHGVTSAYLAAKTLAEAVLGQRSGDSALPWAGRQARNWEPEPIRWAGVHAMYRMFSFADWSEERSDAAKTSLFARLGSRLAGLHE; encoded by the coding sequence ATGAGGAACGGTGAGATATCCCACTGGATGCGTTCGCGGGGGATCGCCCCCGGTCACGTCGATCCGTCGCGCCCGCAGCTGTCGGAGACCCTCGACGCCGATGTCTGCATCGTCGGCGCCGGCTTCACCGGCCTCTGGTCCGCCTATCACCTGAAGCGGCTCGATCCGGCGCTCAGGATCGTGGTCCTCGAGCGTGAAACGGCCGGCTACGGGGCCTCCGGCCGCAACGCCGGCTGGCTGTCCCCGCTCGTGCCCGGCAACCGAAGGGTGTTCTCGCAGTCCGCCGGCTCGGACGATGCCGGGGTTCGCCTGCAGCGGCGCATGCTCGAGGCCGTGGACGAGGTGCTCGACATCATCCGAGCCGAGTCGATCGATGCCGACGCGATCCGCAGCGGCAACGTCGTCGTCGCCCGCAACCGGGCGGCGATGCAGCGGCTCCGGGCGCGTCTCGCGGGCGATCGCCGGTGGGGCTACAAGGACGACGAGGGCGTCGAACTGTCGGCGGCCGAGGTCGCTGAGCGCATCCGGGTGAACGGCGCCGTCGGCGGGCTGTTCTACCCCGTGGTCGGAAGGATCGACCCCGGCGGTCTCGTGCGCGGGCTCGCCGAGGTCATCGAGCGCCTCGGCGTGGATATCCGGGAGCAGAGCGACGTCACCGCGATCGAACCGGGTCTGGCGCGCACGGCCCGCGGTCTCGTGCGCGCGCGGGCCGTGCTGCGCTGCACCGAGGGCTACTCCGTGGGCATCGCCCGCGATCCGCGCCGGATCATCCCGATCAACAGCTCGATCATCGTCACCGATCCGCTTCCGCAGAGCACGTGGGACGAGATCGGGTGGAGCGGGCGGGAACTCTTCAGCGACGCTGCCCACGTGTTCAGCTACGCGCAGCGCACCGAGGACGGGCGCATCCTGATCGGCGGCCGGGGCAACCCGTACCGCTTCCGGTCGGGCACCGGGGGAGCGGGGTCGGTCGACCGCGCGACCGTCGAGTCGCTCGTACGGCGGCTGCACACGATGCTTCCAGAGACGAGGCCGCACGGGATCGCGCACACCTGGTCCGGGGTGCTCGGCGTCACCAGGGACTGGTGCGCGTCGGTGCGCTTCGACGAGTCGAGCGGACTCGGCCACGCGCAGGGGTACGCCGGCCACGGCGTCACCTCGGCGTACCTCGCGGCGAAGACGCTCGCGGAGGCGGTGCTCGGCCAGCGGAGCGGCGACAGCGCCCTTCCGTGGGCAGGCAGGCAGGCCCGCAACTGGGAGCCCGAGCCGATCCGCTGGGCGGGCGTGCACGCCATGTACCGCATGTTCTCCTTCGCAGATTGGTCCGAAGAGCGCAGCGACGCCGCGAAGACCTCGCTCTTCGCGCGCCTCGGTTCTCGCCTCGCCGGCCTGCACGAGTAG
- a CDS encoding ABC transporter ATP-binding protein — translation MTASMSAPRGAHDPAGTEYALEVRGVSKYYGSQAAVDDVSFALEPGTFLTMLGPSGSGKTTTLNMIAGFAAQDRGTITVAGRDISSIPPHRRGIGVVFQNYALFPHLTVEQNVAFPLEMEGMRRREALVKAREALEMVELGNRATHKPRELSGGQQQRVALARAVVFEPPLLLMDEPLGALDKRLRTQMQIEIMRISRNLGSTVVYVTHDQEEALVMSDLIAVYNNGGIEQIGTSRELYETPRTRFVADFIGESVLLPCVAEPDGSCHGLGWHGALPSRAELRGGRGVLVLRPEDLTITQEEAGARHDGAAAAANSIAGTVTDVIYVGSALISLVRTDDGVEIEVRAPRSEAALAVGRGDRVRVGWRPESAVVVPDDESAVRGGDGDLATSQLLAPGR, via the coding sequence ATGACCGCAAGCATGAGCGCCCCGCGGGGCGCGCACGACCCGGCCGGAACCGAATACGCGCTCGAGGTGCGCGGCGTCTCGAAGTACTACGGCTCTCAGGCAGCGGTCGACGATGTGTCGTTCGCGCTCGAGCCGGGCACGTTCCTCACGATGCTCGGGCCGTCGGGCTCGGGCAAGACGACGACACTCAACATGATCGCCGGGTTCGCGGCACAGGATCGCGGGACGATCACGGTCGCCGGTCGCGACATCTCGTCGATCCCTCCCCACCGGCGCGGCATCGGTGTCGTGTTCCAGAACTACGCCCTGTTCCCGCATCTCACCGTCGAGCAGAACGTCGCGTTCCCGCTCGAGATGGAGGGGATGCGGCGACGCGAGGCGCTCGTGAAAGCGCGCGAGGCGCTCGAGATGGTCGAGCTGGGCAACCGGGCGACGCACAAGCCGCGCGAGCTCTCCGGCGGTCAGCAGCAGCGTGTCGCCCTCGCCCGCGCGGTCGTGTTCGAGCCCCCTCTGCTACTCATGGACGAACCGCTCGGCGCCCTCGACAAACGGCTGCGCACGCAGATGCAGATCGAGATCATGCGGATCAGCCGCAACCTCGGCTCGACCGTGGTCTATGTCACGCACGACCAGGAGGAGGCGCTCGTCATGAGCGACCTCATCGCGGTCTACAACAACGGCGGGATCGAGCAGATCGGCACGAGCCGCGAGCTCTACGAGACGCCGAGGACGCGCTTCGTCGCCGACTTCATCGGTGAATCCGTGCTGCTGCCGTGCGTCGCCGAGCCCGACGGGAGCTGCCACGGGCTCGGCTGGCATGGCGCGCTCCCGAGCCGCGCCGAGCTCAGGGGCGGCCGCGGAGTACTCGTGCTCCGTCCGGAGGACCTCACGATCACGCAGGAGGAGGCGGGAGCCCGGCACGACGGCGCGGCCGCGGCTGCGAACAGCATCGCGGGCACTGTGACCGACGTGATCTACGTGGGCTCGGCGCTGATCTCGCTGGTGCGGACCGACGACGGGGTGGAGATCGAGGTGCGGGCACCCCGCTCGGAGGCTGCTCTCGCGGTCGGTCGCGGCGACCGCGTGCGCGTCGGCTGGCGACCGGAGAGCGCTGTGGTGGTTCCCGACGACGAGAGCGCGGTGCGCGGCGGAGACGGGGATCTCGCCACGAGCCAGCTGCTCGCGCCCGGACGGTGA
- a CDS encoding ABC transporter permease: MKRVQVRWVLLGAFAAVVGVYLMVPTLIVVPMSFNASSVLGVFGDGWTLDWFAQIFSERDWGRTALTSLQVAVGTVVLATSVGTAAALGLQKVAAKWRLPITALIVSPMIIPPVIIGIGTYVLFLRWYLDGSVLGLILAHSVLTLPFVVVTVTATLSQLDPVYERAAASLGAGPWTRFRRVTLPLIAPGMFAGALFAFVMSWDEVVVSIFLTDAQTRTLPVFMWTQVRTQLTPTLAAVGVFLTVLSIVALVSMRRLQKGNDR, from the coding sequence ATGAAACGCGTGCAGGTGCGCTGGGTGCTGCTCGGCGCCTTCGCTGCGGTCGTCGGCGTGTACCTGATGGTGCCGACGCTCATCGTGGTCCCGATGTCGTTCAACGCCTCCTCGGTGCTCGGCGTCTTCGGCGACGGCTGGACGCTCGACTGGTTCGCGCAGATCTTCTCGGAGCGGGACTGGGGCAGGACGGCCCTCACGAGCCTGCAGGTGGCCGTCGGAACGGTGGTGCTCGCCACCTCGGTCGGCACCGCAGCCGCGCTCGGGCTGCAGAAGGTCGCGGCGAAGTGGCGTCTGCCGATCACGGCGCTCATCGTGAGCCCGATGATCATCCCGCCCGTCATCATCGGCATCGGCACTTACGTGTTGTTCCTGAGGTGGTACCTCGACGGATCGGTGCTCGGCCTGATCCTGGCGCACAGCGTGCTCACCCTGCCGTTCGTCGTGGTGACCGTCACCGCGACGCTGTCCCAGCTCGACCCCGTCTACGAGCGAGCGGCCGCGAGCCTGGGGGCCGGCCCGTGGACGCGGTTCCGCAGGGTCACGCTGCCGCTCATCGCTCCGGGGATGTTCGCCGGCGCCCTCTTCGCGTTCGTCATGAGTTGGGACGAGGTCGTCGTCTCGATCTTCCTGACCGACGCGCAGACCCGCACCCTGCCCGTCTTCATGTGGACTCAGGTCCGCACCCAGCTCACGCCCACCCTCGCAGCGGTCGGCGTGTTCCTCACAGTCCTCTCCATCGTCGCGCTCGTCTCGATGCGTCGACTCCAGAAGGGAAACGACCGATGA
- a CDS encoding ABC transporter permease: MAAQLTTARPAGARWAGWLLLLPAALLLALFFVVPLVLMIQTSFRDGIETYREIFTSPIYALVLWNTLRTAVLTTLLCLLLAYPYAYVLTRVGPRTRLLMLGLVLLPFWTSLLVRSFAWVGLLQDSGILNGALAALGLVDEPLQLIRTPAGVLIGMVHVLLPYMVLPLVTTMGQIDPSVLRAAGSLGAGPFRRFLRVFLPLSLPGVLSGCVLVLVLSLGFYITPALLGDARDAMIGETIVQEVTRYGPVTASALGLVLLVGTLVSLALLLAVQRIGTSRRSTK; the protein is encoded by the coding sequence ATGGCTGCTCAGCTGACGACGGCGCGGCCCGCCGGAGCGCGGTGGGCGGGGTGGCTGCTGCTCCTCCCCGCCGCGCTCCTGCTCGCGCTCTTCTTCGTCGTCCCGCTCGTCCTGATGATCCAGACGAGCTTCCGCGACGGCATCGAGACGTATCGCGAGATCTTCACCTCGCCGATCTACGCCCTCGTGCTCTGGAACACGCTGCGGACGGCCGTGCTCACGACGCTGTTGTGCCTGCTGCTCGCCTACCCGTACGCCTACGTGCTGACCCGGGTGGGGCCGCGCACGCGGCTCCTCATGCTCGGCCTCGTGCTCCTGCCGTTCTGGACGAGTCTGCTCGTGCGGAGCTTCGCGTGGGTCGGTCTGCTGCAGGACTCGGGGATACTGAACGGCGCGCTCGCGGCTCTCGGGCTGGTCGATGAGCCGCTGCAGCTGATCCGCACCCCGGCGGGTGTGCTCATCGGCATGGTGCACGTGCTGCTGCCCTACATGGTGCTGCCGCTCGTGACGACGATGGGGCAGATCGACCCCTCGGTGCTGCGCGCGGCGGGCAGCCTCGGCGCCGGCCCGTTCCGCCGCTTCCTCCGGGTGTTCCTGCCGCTCAGCCTGCCCGGGGTCCTGTCGGGTTGCGTGCTCGTGCTGGTGCTCTCGCTCGGGTTCTACATCACGCCCGCGCTGCTCGGCGACGCGCGGGACGCGATGATCGGCGAGACCATCGTGCAGGAGGTCACCAGGTACGGGCCGGTAACGGCGAGCGCGCTCGGCCTCGTCCTCCTCGTCGGCACGCTCGTCTCGCTGGCTCTGCTGCTCGCCGTGCAGCGGATCGGAACGTCCCGAAGGAGTACGAAATGA